CAACAACATCCAGCCCGTTTTGTTTCCCATATTCAAAAGCGATGCTTTCTGCTTCAGTCTTGGCAAGGAAGTACCAGTTCTACGAACAAgccaaaaaaagaacaaaaatttaccaaaaatcaTAGAGGCAAATGAACATAACTCGGCAAGCAAAAATATGGAAATTTGAGTTTGTAGTCGAGTTCTAACTTCAGTGGCCCTGCAGTATTCTTTGTCAGACCAGCAAGTCTCGTGCTTCACCCAGTCCTCGGGCCACTTAGGATTCTTCAccacagcagcagcagaagagATGTAGACAACCCGCTTAACTTTTGCTTCGGAGCATGCCCTGAGAACAATGAGTGTCCCCTTCACGGCTGGTTCAAGCATCTCCACCTGTGGCAAGTTGCCGGTGTTAGAAAACACAGAAAAATGTAATCCTTACTGAGCATACTGCTATCAACCATGCTGGTAACAACTTGCAAATCCATCTAAAATCCTAAATGGCCCGAGCCAACAGATAGACTGAATGGACTACAAAGGAAGTATGTAGAAAGAGTTAAATGGCATCAGCTTTCCTTTCCCGCAGCTCCTAGTCAGTCCAAGCCAGTTATGATATAGATATGCGTCCTTTTACTAATTCAAGTTTTTAGTTGCACGAGACACCATTTCTCAATACCGTCCTAATCAGAAAACTCGGGATGCAAAGCCACTTGTTTTTGGCTGATCTTGCCTCAGGATTGGATATTGTGGAAGTAGGGACCGGGCAGGCGACGTGGATGACACCAGTGCATCCTGCAATTGCTGACACAAGAGAGCCATAGTCCAACAGATCAGCCTTGAACAGTTTAAGGTTGTAGGCTGCTCTCTCGAGCTTGTTTAAGTGGGCGTACTTCTCCCCCCCTGCAAGCACAACacattaaatttttcaaacaGCAGAGCACCGCCGCAGCATGAAAGGTAAAGAaacagaaggaagaagaacaagaagaaggtTACTGTTACTCACCAGGGTCTCGAACGGTTCCATGGACGATGTAGCCATTAGAGAGGAGAAGCTTGACAATCCATGATGCAACAAAGCCTCCAGCACCCGTCACGCACACTctcttctccatctccatctccgTCCCCATTGCCAACAGTCTCTCTGTCTCTTGGAACTGTATTATATAATTTCCTAAAGACAACTTGTATGCTTGCCAACCTTGTTATCCGCATCTCTGAATTGGTGAATGGTGATCCCTTTTTTTCTAAGTATAGTTAcagaaataatttttcaccgcttatccaaagaaaaaaaagtagaatAAGTTAATCCAGTATTGCTGCGGTCTTGCAGCTCCCGATAGAGTCGATGAGAGTTTCCTCAGGAGCTCCATGGTTAATCAGGTTGCCCTTCTCGGTGCCTACCACGTAGTCGTGCTCATCCTCACCGAAGCTGCCAAAAAACGAGACCAAGAGTCATTGGACAGAAAATCTTTAGCCAAAACCTAAACAAATGCGACCGAGGCTCTTTGATAGATAGACTAGTTCGTACTTATCGAGTGGAGAAACTTACTTCTCCAAGCAAGTCTGGTCCGGATACAGACTCTTCAGTTTTTCAGCCAAATCTTTGATCATGATATTGTATGCCACACAAATGTATCGGCCTTCTGATTCAGGTTTCTCGAATGCCAACAATACAGCGTCAGCAGCATCTCGTACATCCACTACAACCCAGAGCTTGTTGGGAACTCCGTCCACATCACCTGTAGATCTTCCCAAGGGAAACGCCCATATGTATGACcggattttcctttttctaatGAGACTAAACTTTCTTTAATACCCATGTGCATAGACCTTTTCACCCAGTATATACTTTTCAAGGAAATAGATCAATGAGtgtaaaatccaaaaaaaaattacaccataaaataaataaatacaaatgaATTTTCATACAAATTAGGGATActcaaaaaaattacaaattattagaCGAGTAAAAATCCCGATAAAATGTCACGGTCCACCGCCATTTTCGACCAGTAAAACAACtgaaaagatatttttggGGGTGAGCTTAACGCCCAATAAATAACCACAACCTAAACTAGTCGGATCACAGCATGGATtcaataatatcataaaaatatcgtCGAGATTTTCCGAACTCAGATCATCCTTGTGCCCCTTCCCGGCTCTTGACCATAGTGGCGTCTCCACACTGGCAACCTCTTTGCTCCAAGCAACCATTTCCTACTGCTCAGCTTAAAACTGGCTCAGGACGCCACAGGACTCACTAACTCCCATCAATCTCAATTGCACAACTCAAACATCACTATCTCATTTCCAAATATCATGATCAATCGtataaaaatacatgcatgATCCGTGACACTGACATGGCCATGACAATGCAGTTCCAAAATACTAACAgaatgataataaaaatactagtTTAAGAATAAGTTACTCACATCGATAAGTCCCCCGAACATCAAACATCAAGAACTGAATGTTTCCATTTCTACAATTTTCCCCATAATTTTCCCTCAATTTTCTCTCAAGGTCTCTCTTTGTAATGGTTTGGCTGTGAAAATGGAATTTGTCTACAAAAGTTGACGAAAGGCCATTTAAAAGAGAAGAGTAAGGCGGCGGAAGAAATTCGCCAATTAGAGTTTAAAGAGTAAGCTTAACAAGAGGAGGACACATGGAAAGCAAATTCGAAGGTTATCTATACGGAagcaaaaataatactaattaataattatataaaaaaaattgtaattaacAAAATCTTCAAGAAAATACAAATGTACATATGCCGAGTTGAATAAAATTGGGATGTTACAATGAGCGTGATAGGCTCGGTTATTACAAAAATACCTGGTTCGATCTGAATATAGACGCCCTTCACAAACTTTAGGAGGAGCAAGGTGCTGAAGTTCAATATAGATTGCATCCAGCCCGGATTTACTGCAACAACATCCAGCCCGTTTTGTTTCCCGTATTCGAAAGCAATGCTTTCTGCTTCAGTCTTGGCAAGGAGATACCAGTTCTACGgaaaagcagaaaaagaataaaaatttaccaaaaatcaTAGAGGCAAATGAACATAACTCGGCAAGCAAAAATATCGAAATTCGAGTTTATAGTCGAGTTCTAACCTCAGTGGCCCTGCAGTATTCTTTGTCAGACCAGCAAGTCTCGTCCTTCACCCAGTCCTCGGGCCACTTATGATTCTTCACCACAGCAGCAGTAGAAGAGATGTGGACAACCCGCTTAACTTTCGCTTCAGTGCATGCCCGGAGAACATTGAGTGTCCCCTTCATGGATGGTTCAAGCATCTCCACCTGTGGCAAGTTAAGCCTGTTAGAAAGCAGAGAGAAGCATGTGAACGTATGGAGCGTACTACAATCGACAATGATGATAACACAATTGCAGGTTCAAATGATTACTTGTACTATGCACCCATCTCAATCCCGTTATAAAACAGAAAATGTAGGACTCCGCCTACACGAAGCATGAGATGCTGTCTTTACACTGGAAACCGACATAAACAAACAACGGTTTTGTGTGATCTTGCCTCGGGTTTGGCAAGAGCCGAGGTAGGGACCGGGCAGGCAACGTGGATGACTCCAGCGCATCCCGCGATGGCCGGCAGGAGAGAGTCATAATCCAACAAATCGGCCTTGAAGAGTTTAGGGTTGTCGGGTGCTCCGTCGAGCTTGTTCAAGTGGGCGTACTTCTTGTCCTCTGCACGCACAATAGATCATATGTTTCAAAGAACATACATAGCACAGCCGCCGCATTACAAGTGAAGAAACAGAGGAAGAATAAGAAGGTTGCTGTTATATACTCACCGGGGTCTCGAACGGTCCCGTGGACGATGTAGTCCTTAGAGAGGAGAAGCTTGACGATCCACGAAGCAATGAAGCCTCCCGCACCCGTCACACACgctctcttcttctccaccccatctccatctccatttTCATTCTCTATCCGACGTAAAGAGAGAGCATCTGGTGCAACGGTGAATCCCTTTATCCTCTTTCCGTTTAGGTTGCATTTGTTATGCCACACATTTAGATTGCATTTGGTGCGCATGAATGAACGCCAATGAGGTTGGAATGGAACGGTCTTACCCATTTTCgattctatttcttttttggtgtcattcttttttttttttggtacaTATTTGGTGTCATTCTTGTAAGTTGAAATGTACATTCGATTATGTTAACATTTTTTGATCGGCTTGTTGAAATGAGCATTTCTTCCAAAATAGTTAGATAATGATCATTCCACCATTTCAACTAGATGACATTTTAGTAAATTTgttcaatatattaattagttacgctctttcttttttttggtaaatataAGTTAAgttcttttatattttgaagttcaacaaaaataaaaaataaaaaatcacattttctgtctcaaaattattatatctTATTTCAGATAAGAGATTTCATTATATTCTGACATATCAAACCTATACGTATACTATGATCTGATTCGTCTTAAGCTAATTTGGAAATTTCCCACTCGGCTGATGGTGATTATGTTTGTAGTCTACCGTGTGACTATGCTTGACATCCTGGTGAATCTCATACGTGTTATAACGGCTGTCGATTCATTAATGCTGCGTATTTATGATCAAACAATGCTCCAACAGTCTATGTCTGATCAGTCGATGGTTTGACCACTCGTTATGCCAATGGTCCTACCCTAGCCATCTGTGTTACTTGGCAGGATCGATCAAGGAACTTCCATTAGGCACAGCTGTCAGTTGCGACAATGAATGCCGATTATGTTGACAGACCGCATGTATGTAATGTACGTACGTAACGTCTGATATGGATTCACTTTGAATGCGCTTAGTTTCAGTAGGTGGGTCCCCTCTCATATGGAGGAGACAGCCACTTTTGTCCATTTGCACTCTTATAGGGATATATAGGCTCAAGCTGCCATCTGAGACTAACCCATCCGACTATCTTCATATATAGAGGGGTGTTGCTAGGATACGAAGGCTCCTTAAGTTTCACGGAAACTCCTCCGAAACACATAAGGTTCTTACAATAATTTGTATTATTTATAAGAgtcttattatatttaaaataaaaaaatttttataaaataacgAGTTTCTTATTATTAGTAAGTATCATATTAAATAAGGGGAGGGATAGACTAAGATCATTcaataattaaacaaaaaaagaaaaagaatcatTGTCTCAAATTTTCCCCCGATTATGTGAAAGTTTAGCTAGCTAAAAATGAGCTCTTTTCCTATGACGGAGAGTCTGCAGATTATTCATTTAATTAGAATCAAATTCAGTCTAAGGAATAGATCTTCATTTGGATCGACACTGACCCCATCCATAAGATTTGCTGAAGATTCCATCAGGACCCACATTACGCTAATTCTGAGATTGCATGAGACCATTTTCAGTTAACGGCTGATTGTATTTATAGTTAGCTAACCACATGATTACGTTTGTAATTTACTATAATTCCATTTTCGAATAACTGCACTGCAGTATCTGTAGTTAACTACATAACTGTATGTATTGTAACAGTCTGTTCATCCATCCTATGTCTATGATAACAATATGCTCGAATTATAATGCCATTATGTTACTTCAATTGCTCGACCTCATATTTCACCAAAAGCAAAGCCATGCCGCTTGTCCTCGCCGTCCATTGTTACTCGGGCAGATCGAGGAACTGCTTTAGGGACACAATTAGGGAGGCAGCAGTCGAGGCCAATTTGTTGACGGATCGTTTTACTTAATACTTTGCCTTTCGAAGTTGGAAGCCTATCGTTCGTGTTAACTGTCTTTTGTTCATTTCTCAAATCATAAGTAACAGAGAATCGCCAAAAGAGACTAGAATCAGACTTCTAACTTAAGAAACATTAATCCCATTTTTGTTGCCAGGGCAACATATAGGACAGAGCAGTAAAAGAAGTTCCCGAAATTTGCCGACCGACTGGAGAAGTTTCATAATTAATCGAGTAGTCCTGCCTTCTTGTAGCTCTCGATTGAGTCCTCGAGAATTTCCTCAAGCTGCCTGTAAGTCCACCCCAGCTTCTGCAGCTTCTCGGAGGTCACCCTGTATTTGCAATCATCCTCACCGAAACTGCCAAAAAGGAGATCAACAGTCTTTTAGCCTAGACTTTCAGAAGATCTGCAACGAGGCTCCTTGATAGATAGACTAATTCATACATATCGAGTGGAGAAACTTACTTCTCCAAGTAAGTCTGGTCCGGATACAGACTCTTCAGTTTTTCAGTCAAATCTTTGATCGTGATATTGTATGCCACACAAATGTATCGGCCTTCTGATTCAGGTTTCTCGTACGCCAACAATACAGCATCAGCAACATCTCGTACGTCCACTATGCCCCAGAGCATGTTGGGAACACCATCCACGTCACCTGTAGATCTTCCCAAGTGAGACGCCCATATGTACAAccggattttcttttttctaatgaGACTAAACTTTGTTTAATACCCATGTGCATAGATCTTTTCGCCCAGTATAAACTTTTCAAGGAAATAGATCAATGCGCGTGATAGGCTCAGTTATTGCAAAAATACCTGGTTCGATCTGAATATAGACGCCCTTCACAAACTTTAGGAGGAGCAAGGTGCTGAAGTTCAATATAGGTTGCATAACTGGCCCAAATACAAAGCCTGGATTTACTGCAACAACATCCAGCCCCTTTTGTTTCCCGTATTCAAAAGCGATGCTTTCTGCTTCAGTCTTGGCAAGGAAGTACCAGTTCTACGAACAAgccaaaaaaagaacaaaaatttaccaaaaatcaTAGAGGCAAATGAACATAACTCGGCAAGCAAAAATATGGAAATTCGAGTTTATAGTCGAGTTCTAACCTCAGTGGCCCTGCAGTATTCTCTGTCAGACCAGCAAGTCTCGTCCTTCACCCGGTCCTCGGGCCACTTAGGATTCTTCACCACAGCAGCAGTAGAAGAGATGTAGACAACCCGCTTAACTTTTGCTTCGGAGCATGCCCTGAGAACATTGAGTGTCCCCGTTACGGCTGGTTCAAGCATTTCCACCTGTGACAAGTTGCCGGTGTTAGAAAACACAGAAAAATGTAATCCTTACCGAGCATACTGCTATCAACAATGCTGGTAACAACTTGCAAGTCCATCTAAAATCCTAAATGGCCTGAGCCAACAGATAGACCAAATGTCCTACAAAGGAAGTATGTAGAAAGAGTTAAACGGCATCAGCTTTCCTTTCCCACAGCTCCTAGTCAGTCCAAGCCAGTTATGATATAGATGGGCGTCCTTTTACTAATTCAAGTTTTTAGTGGCACGAGACGCCATTTCTCAATTTATGTCCTAATCAGAAAACTCGGGATGCAAAGCCAATTGTTTTTGGCTGATCTTGCCTCGGGATTGGATAGAGTGGAAGTAGGGACCGGGCAGGCGACGTGGATGACACCGGTGCATCCTGCAATTGCTGACACGAGAGAGCCATAGTCCAACAGATCAGCCTTGAACAGTTTAAGGTTGTAGGATGCTCTCTCGAGCTTGTTTAAGTGGGCGTACTTCTCCTCCCCTGCACCCACAACACATTAAATGTTTCAAACAGCAGAGCACCGCCACAGCACGAAAGGTAAAGAAACagaaggaggaagaagaacaagaagaaggtTACTGTTACTCACCGGGGTCTCGAACGGTTCCATGGACGATGTAGCCCTTAGAGAGGAGAAGCTTGACAATCCACGATGCCACGAAGCCTCCAGCACCCGTCACGCAcactctcttcttctccatctccatttCCATCTCCGTTGCCAACAGTCTCTCTGCCTCTTGGTACTGTATTGTATATTTTCCTAACGACAACTTGTCTGCTGCCAACCTTCTTatccgcatctctgcatcggTGAATGGTGACCCTTTTTTactaagtaaataaataatttttcacttcttatccaatgaaaagaaaaagtagaaTAAGTCTTCCCCcgaaatatttaattaaatcgTCGcgttcaaaaattaattaattaaatatgttaAGATAAAAGAAATTCAGTAAATTGGAGATTGGGGAAAGAAGCAAATATACAAACAATTATGCAGGACTTAACATTGTAACAAAAATATATCGACTGAAGTACACTTCGCATGTCCCTCGGAAAAACCAGAGCCAACCAGATAAAGGTGTGACcgtaaaagaataaaaaagagcTAATGGGACTAGATTTTTCGTTTTACCGCTCTTTTCCTTTCCCGGGCTGGTATAAAACCAGTCATTGGTTTGCAAGTTCAGGATTTACGTGCGTAGACATCGATTTCCTCCAAATCTGCAGGGCATAAGATTGGGAATTCTAGACATTTTGAGCAATTTGATGATATAGATGAGGGAAGATCAGTTGCGGACTTTCTAGATCAGGTATGTCTATCAGGGGAAAAAACTGATGCCAAAAACGGCCAACGGCAAACCGTGATCATTCAATGACCTTGTTCGTGAAGGCTAATGCCACTGCAAGAGATCTATTCGGCCTCTCCAGGCCTTTGTTAATGGACTTGTCAATCTTATTAAAACACATCAGTTATGGGTCAGCTCGCGATCCGCCGTGCTCCATAAGAACCGGAAAGCATCTGCCGAGTGTTGGGAAGCTTTTGAAGGAATCAGTCATTCGCCAAAGGCAGCAGCCTGCAACTCGTACGTGTTATAATGGTTGTCGATTCATTAATGCCGTGTATTTATGATCAAACAATGCTCCAACAGTCCATGTCTGATCAGTCGATGGTTTGACCACTCCGTTAGGCACAGTTGCGACATTGAATGCCGATTATGTTGACAGACCTTATGTATGTAATGTATGTACGTAACGTCTGACATGGATTCACTTTGATTGCGCTTAGTTTCAGTAGGTGGGTCCCTTCTCACATGGAGGAGTCGGCCACTTTTGTCCACTTGCACTCTCACATGGAAGAGTGTTGCTAGAATACGGAGGCtatttaaaacaaaaacaaaaaaaaagaatgaatttcaCGGAGACTCTTATTACTGTTTAGTAAGATAATTTTCGTTATTTATCAGAgtcttattatatttaaaataataaattttttaatgatatgtttcttattattaatatGTATCTTATTAAATAAGAGGAGGGATGGACTAAGATCATTCAAATAaatcaaacaaaaaaagaaaaagaataactGTCTCGAATTTTTCCCGAATCTGTGAAATTTTAACTAGCTGAAAATGAGCTCATTTCCTATGACAGGACAGACTGCAGATTATTCATTTAATTAGAATCAAATTCAGGCTAAGGGATAGATCTTCACTTGGATCGACTCTGACCCTATCCGTAAGATTTACAGCAAAAAATGCAAAGCGGATAACCAAATATATTCAAGCGGTGGACACAGATTTGCATAAGATCCCATCAGGACCCATTATTCACGTTTCATTTAACAGCCTATGCCATTAGACGACCAGACCGCCACCTCACGGATGGATCAGTGACACATTCCAGCGGGAACACCGGAAAGAAATCTACACAAGAAACTGATGGGGGGACAGAAGACATGTGaagaaatataaatgaaatcTCACAGAGAAGAGAATGGTTCCCCCAAATTGATACGATCAATCAGAGCAGTTCCAAAAACACTCAAAATATGGTCCCCAACTGCACAAAACATCGCAACTACAGTACATATATAACAACAGTACAGATGCAACGACAGCTACCgaaggaaacaaaaaaaatttaaaaaaaaaatctcgaaCAATTAATAACACACAACACAGTCACTGACAGAATTACAGACAACTCGGGGTTGGCAGGGGCGGCTACGGCCTTCACGGTCATGGGTGCGGCTGGTTTAAGATATGCTCGTTTGAGGGGAGAGGAGGGAGGAGCCAAGCAGTACACGACTAGCCCATGTGAGGctgttctttctttctaaGGCATTTACAGCTAAATGAGAGAGACATAAGGGGAACTCACATGGAGGATTCAGCTCTGAGAACTAGGCCTTCTGTTTATCGTTTAATCACATTATTACGTCTCCATTCGCTTGATTTTCCGGAGGACCGAATCCTTTTTTCGCCCCTTCAGTTAGGCGGCGACTTTGGTCACGTCCCTGCTAGATCGGTTGTACTTCATGTGGCTCCTCACGAGCTGCCCCGCAGAAATTGCGGACATGAGGGACAGCTCGCCTGCAAGGACTGCCCCTGCCACAATAGTGGCCAGGAGCCGCGCGTTAGCTCCGGGTGACTCCTTGCTTGCTCCCTTCACGCCAAGCAAATTCAGACAAGCAGACTGAGATGCAAGCTGGGTCCCCCCTCCGACTGTGCCAACCTATAACAGTTAGGAGCCATTAGACTGTTAGATTGGGAACTCATTTAACAGGACTATCTACATTCAAATGTGTTGTGTTCTCTAGTGAGTAGCGACAATGTGCATCCAAATTTCActtttcttcgaatttattTTGATTCCAAGAGAAGAGAAAACAATTCATATGAAAACACATCCTATAATGCGACCTCCCATTTTTGCTCACTTCATCTTTCATATGGTTCGAGAAACAGAAAGCACGAAGCATTAAGTCTCAGCTACTAGACCTCGATAGAAGGCATGGTGACAGAGACGTGGAGATCCTTTCCTTCATTGACAGCTTCCATCATAGTAATGCAGTGAGAGCTCTCAATGTTTTGGGCTGGGTCCTGGCCAGTGGCAATATATATGGCAGACACGATGTTGCTCGCATGAGCATTGAATCCACCAAGAGCGCCAGCTACAGCTGAACCTGTGAGATTCTTCAGCATGTTGAGTTCAACTAAGGCAGCTACATCCGTTTTCAGCACCTTCCTTACCACCTCCTCCTTGATTACTGCCTCGCAAACAACTGATTTCCCCCTCCCTTCGATCCAGTTCACGGCAGCAGGTTTCTTATCGGAGCAGAAGTTGCCTGTTAGATAGATAAAGGTTAATGCTGAGAAAAAGAACCAGAACTACTAGTCTACTACTAAGAAGGTCGTTGTAAAACCAGCTCGAGTACCCCTCAAATGGAAATACATTAACCATGAAAACCAAGTAAAACAAGGTCAAAGTTGAAGGTGATGGTGATAGCCAAGTAGCTTCAACAAGGAAAGAAAATCAGGACAATGGTGAAATTGCAGCATCAGAACCTGTTTACCAATGTAAGTTCTGATGTCAAATCTCATCAACATCAAGAAGTAGACATGGagctcaaataataaaagctTATTAATCAATAAAAAGCATTATCATATCACCATTAGAACAGCGATGGAAAAAAACCCAACATTTCTTTTACAACCATGAAAGGATGACCATCCATTTTGGATGAGCAGATGGACAGCGACTAATGTCTAAGACAAAATGCCAATCTTATTGCTAATCCTCATATCTAAATTCAATGGTCCCTATATTTACTTCAGGCTAAGAATAGTGTAAACGATAATCATTATGTTTTGGCCGAACTTGAGATCATATCGATCTCTCCCTTAAAGAACAGCGAAAGAATTAACACATTGGAGAAGACAACATTCTcattttctgaaatatcttTACATTTCCAAAGAGGTTTTTTTTGGCATAGTACATTATTTAGGATAATAGAATTTAATGTTGGTTTATTAGAACCATATAAACCAATAACAAGAACTATTAATAGAAATATGGGCCCTTCTGCAGTGGACAAAATGAGGAACAATCCGGGCAGTGAAAAACCACAAAGGTTCAATAATACAAGCCACATGCCATGTTCCCACAACCACCAATTAAATTACTGCCCAGAGGAAATGCAGAACcacatttattagatattaaaagTAATCCACGTTTGCTAAATTTGCTGACCATGACAGGCTGGATTAAAGATCTCTTAACCTAATACACACATTGAGGAATAACAGCTAGTGCCCAAGATATGAAGATTTGACAGCCAGCAATCAATTCAAAACAAGAAAGCGATCTGAAAATGTCAAAACAGGACAAGCAGAAACCTTACCAGAAATTCCAATGATGTCCATGTCTGGAAAGTCACTTTGGAGGAAATCCAGCACATTCTGGACTCCCTTTGACACCATGTTCATCCCCATGGCATCACCCGTGCTGCAGCTGAATCTCATGTAAAGATTCTTCCCAGCAAGAGCGCATTGAATACCCTGGAGCCTACCAAACCTACTTGACCTGCACCAAAAGGAATCGACGATCAATTCCACACCAACAATAGCCCAAGCTCTAAATACAATTGCAGAATGAAAACAAGAAATCGGATTAGTTCATTTCTTCATTCAATCTGAGCTATAATTCCCGGGTGATTAAATTACAGAGTCCGAAGTTTGCTGCGAAATCAACATCCTCACCAACTTCTAAATGTCAACATCAGAAATTACGTCATTATCAAATGTCAGTCAAATCCTATCAAACCCAAGTGTGGGGCTTAATCAAGCCGCCTCATACGCAAGATTCAGCTACCACAAATtccccaaaaaagaaaatcagattgaaaatgaaaatcagCAGGGAAAAAGAACAACCCCAAGATATAAAATCTCAAAGCAACATATAATTGCTTTCAGGTTGCTTAAACTTTCGTTGGTATCTTCACACCCTTTATGGCCAACAAA
Above is a window of Punica granatum isolate Tunisia-2019 chromosome 7, ASM765513v2, whole genome shotgun sequence DNA encoding:
- the LOC116213539 gene encoding cinnamoyl-CoA reductase 2-like — its product is MRIRRLAADKLSLGKYTIQYQEAERLLATEMEMEMEKKRVCVTGAGGFVASWIVKLLLSKGYIVHGTVRDPGEEKYAHLNKLERASYNLKLFKADLLDYGSLVSAIAGCTGVIHVACPVPTSTLSNPEVEMLEPAVTGTLNVLRACSEAKVKRVVYISSTAAVVKNPKWPEDRVKDETCWSDREYCRATENWYFLAKTEAESIAFEYGKQKGLDVVAVNPGFVFGPVMQPILNFSTLLLLKFVKGVYIQIEPGDVDGVPNMLWGIVDVRDVADAVLLAYEKPESEGRYICVAYNITIKDLTEKLKSLYPDQTYLENFGEDDCKYRVTSEKLQKLGWTYRQLEEILEDSIESYKKAGLLD